The nucleotide sequence TAGGAGTAGGAACTCTTAAGGACAAACCGTTTAATTTGCCGTTTAGTTCCGGTATAACGAGTCCGACCGCTTTGGCGGCACCGGTTGAGGTGGGTATGATATTCAAAGCAGCTGCTCTTGTGCGTCTTAAGTCTTTATGTGGGAAATCCAGAATAACCTGGTCATTTGTGTATGAATGAATCGTTGTCATAAGACCTCTTTTTATTCCGAAATTATCATTTAAGATTTTAGCAACAGGTGCAAGACAATTAGTTGTGCAGGAAGCATTTGAAACAATATTATGTTGATTCTTGTCGTATATTGTCTGGTTTACTCCCATAACAATTGTCGCATCAATGGCGTCTTTTGCAGGAGCCGAAATTAAAACTTTTTTTGCCCCTGCCGTCAGATGTTTAGAGGCGCCTTCTTTATTTGTGAATTTACCGGTTGATTCAATAACCAAGTCTATATTTAAATCTTTCCAGGGCAATGCTACTGGGTCTCTCTCGGATAAAATTTGTATTTTCTTTCCGTCAACAATGAGGTTGTTTCCGTCTGTCTTAACATCTGCAGGCATAATGCCGAAAGTCGAATCGTATTTGAGAAGATGAGCAAGCGTTTTTGCGTCTGTTAAATCATTGATTGCCACCAATTCGATATCGGGATTTTTATAACCCGCTCTAAAAACATTCCTGCCGATTCTTCCAAAACCGTTAATTGCTATTCGTATAGCCATTTTTAACCTCCTGTATTTTGAGTAAATTTTTGAATACCTGCCTGCTTCTTGCATAAGCCTGCCCGATTCGCAGCAGGTGGGCAAGCAGGCGAGAATGAAAGCGTATTATAAAAATCAGTTGGGCATATGTCAACCCCGTTAGAGATTTAACAAGTTGCGTATCAAATATTATATAGCGTGATAATTGCTTGTCCTGTTGATAAACGTTTTGCGTTTTTTAAATCTCTATCGGGGTTTATTAAAGCATAGATAGGTATTTCTATTTATGTTGCTGAACTTTCGCACATAAAGGACGGAAGGAATAGATAAAGGGAAAGGCTATTTCAATAATTTTTTAAATTCAGCAAACTTGCTTTCCATCATCTCGTTTTTGGACCAACGCCCAATTTCTCCCAAATCTATTTTGTGCTTTTTCGCAACAAGGAGCGCCTGTTCTAATGATTGCATATCATTCCAATGATAGAAAGCGGCTAATCTATCTTTGACGCATTCTGTTGGAGAAAGCAACTTTAGCTTCCAAGCCCTTCTCTTTAATTCTGATATATCTTTTACCGGCTCGCTGCCAACTGCAAGGGGCCCCGGTACAAATTCAATAAAATAATCAGTTTCCTTATGATAAAAACTCTGGCTTTTTTCAAAGAATCCAATCTCTGCTAATACATCTCGCGCATTCACCTTGTTTTTATAACGTTGAATAACAAAATCCAAATCATAGGACAGATAAGCGTTATTAGAATATATTGAAACACATGCCCCGCCTGTAAGCACTGCTTCTATTCCATTTTTGTGAAGGTGGTCTGAAACATAGAAAGCCAGTTCTACTAATGACATATCCTTGATTTCTTTATCTCTATCTCTCATAACGGTTTTCCTGTTCTTCTTGGTCTAAGCCGCGGGGTGTAGAATTTCTTTTTCTCCTCCTCTGGAATAAAATCCAGCGCTTTCTTTAATAATTGTTCCAATTCTCTTTTAAAGGGATACCTCGGATTTATTCCAAAGAGCCTCACCCTGCCTCTGGTTTTGCTGTATAAAACACCACCTCTTTCAAGGCTTAGCAATTGCTTTTGGACGCTATCAAGATTAAAGCCAAAAATCCTCACCATCTCCCTGGCATATGATTCAACATGCGTAAAAATAAAAAGTAGTATTTTCTCCTTTATTTCAGACTTGAATAATGGTTCTAACATTTTATCCCCCCTCTTTTGTTACCGATGGAATCGGTCATATGACCTATTCTATCGGTCATGATAGCAGTTTAAATATTTAGAAGTCAACCAGATGCACAAGAAAGAGACTTGGTGTTTGTAGTTATTAGAGAATTCTTCATCTAACGGGATTGACAAAAAATTAAGATATATTATAATTATCACTAAAACGATGATAATACTGTTGTTAAAGGGATAAGAGCTATGAAACTTTCTACAAGAGGGCGTTACGGGACAAGAGCTATGTTGGATTTGGCAATGCATATAGCGGAGGGAACAGTGTTGCTGAAAGACATTGCCCGAAGAGAAGAAATCTCGGAAAGATATTTAGAAAATATAATGAGAACTCTGGTGTCAAGCGGTTTAGCGATTAGCGTTCAAGGAAGAAATGGTGGATTTAGTTTGGCAAAGAAGACGTCCGATATAAAATTAAGCGAGATAATTCGGGCGGTTGAAGGTTCGATGTTGCCTGTATTTTGCATAGATAATCCAAAATCATGCAAAAGGAATGCCGCTTGTGTTACCCGAGAGATTTGGGAAAAACTGAGAACAGCAATGTTTGATGTTCTGGATTCGATAACTCTGGAAGATATGGTAAAGACGCAAAAAGACAAATTAGAAGATGGAAAAGTAGAGATGTATCATATTTAATCGGAACGCAGTTTCAAGGTCTTATGTTGAGGATTAATTTCTCCGACATAATGGCGCCGCGGACAGGGAGGAATAAATATGGCAAAGATTGCAAATAATATAACCGAACTAATAGGTAATACGCCTTTGGTAAAATTAAATAAAATAGCAAGGGGCGTAGACGCGCAAATTGTCGGGAAACTGGAATTTTTCAATCCTTGCGGGAGCATTAAGGACCGTATAGGAGTAAACATGATTGAAGAGGCAGAAAAGCAAGGGTTACTGAAAAAAGATTCCGTTGTTGTAGAGCCCACATCAGGCAATACTGGAATTGCACTTGCTTTTGTTTGTGCTGTCAAAGGGTATAAATTAATACTGACTATGCCGGAGACAATGAGCAGGGAAAGAAGAAATGTGCTTAGAGCCTTAGGCGCCGAGCTTGTTCTTACGCCCGGGAGTGAAGGTATGAGAGGCGCAATCAAAAAAGCGGAAAAAATCGTGAGAAAGAACCCAAAGGCCTTTATGCCGCAACAATTTAAGAATCCGGCTAATCCTGAAGCACATCGAAGGACGACAGCATTAGAAATTTGGGATGATACGGACGGCAGAGTTGATGTTTTGGTTGCAGGAATTGGGACTGGAGGAACGATTACAGGTATTGCAGAAGTGATTAAAAAGAAAAAATCGTTATTTAAAGCTATTGCCGTTGAACCTGCGGGTTCGCCGATTCTTTCCGGCGGTAAGTCTGGTCCTCATAAGATTCAGGGAATTGGCGCGGGTTTTATTCCAGAAGTGTTGAATCGGGGTATTATTGACGAAGTGATAACAGTAGCGAATGAAGAAGCCATGACAACTGCCAGCCGACTTGCTAAAGAAGAAGGGATATTTGCGGGAATTTCGTCAGGCGCAGCTGTTTATGCGGCATTGAAAATTGGCGAAAGAGAAGAAAATAAAGGCAAATTAATTGTTGTTATTTTGCCGGATTTGGGTGACCGTTATTTATTTGAACCTACGGAAGATAGACCTCTAATAACATGAAAGCAATAGCTCTTATTTCGGGTGGATTGGACAGCGTCTTAGCCGCGAAAGTTATATCGGAACAGGGCATAGAGGTTATTGGAGTTACTTTTATAACCCCTTTTAGCGGAGATGGCACTAGCCAGAGAGTAAAATTATTGGCGAAAATATTGAACATTGATTTAAGATTGTTGGATATATCGGCAGAATTTTTTAAGATGTTAAAGTTCCCTAAACATGGTTATGGTAAAAACCTTAATCCGTGCATAGATTGTAGAATGTTAGAACTAAGACAAGCACACCAATTAATGAAAGAGTTAGGAGCAAGTTTTGTTGTTACGGGGGAAGTCTTGGGGCAACGTCCTATGAGTCAAAACAGACAATCAATAGAGCTTATAGAAAGAGAAAGTGGAATGGAAGGGTTAATTGTTCGCGCTCTCTGCGCTAAGCTTTTCTCTCCCAGTATTCCCGAAAAAGAGGGTTGGATAAACAGGGAAGAACTCTTAGACATAGAAGGGCGTTCCCGTAAAAAACAATATAAACTGGCGGGAAAATATAATATTTCAGGTTACGGCGCCCCGGCAGGCGGATGTCTTTTAACAGACTCGGGGTTTAGTTTAAAAGTTAAAAATCTTATGAAGTCTAATATGCTTGATACTGATTTCATAAATTTAA is from bacterium and encodes:
- the gap gene encoding type I glyceraldehyde-3-phosphate dehydrogenase → MAIRIAINGFGRIGRNVFRAGYKNPDIELVAINDLTDAKTLAHLLKYDSTFGIMPADVKTDGNNLIVDGKKIQILSERDPVALPWKDLNIDLVIESTGKFTNKEGASKHLTAGAKKVLISAPAKDAIDATIVMGVNQTIYDKNQHNIVSNASCTTNCLAPVAKILNDNFGIKRGLMTTIHSYTNDQVILDFPHKDLRRTRAAALNIIPTSTGAAKAVGLVIPELNGKLNGLSLRVPTPNVSIVDLVCDIEKEATVETINKAFEDAANGALKGILQYCDEPLVSRDFYANPHSAILDAGSTYVVDKTMVKVLAWYDNEWAYSVRMLDLAKYMLAPLEI
- a CDS encoding RrF2 family transcriptional regulator produces the protein MKLSTRGRYGTRAMLDLAMHIAEGTVLLKDIARREEISERYLENIMRTLVSSGLAISVQGRNGGFSLAKKTSDIKLSEIIRAVEGSMLPVFCIDNPKSCKRNAACVTREIWEKLRTAMFDVLDSITLEDMVKTQKDKLEDGKVEMYHI
- the cysK gene encoding cysteine synthase A → MAKIANNITELIGNTPLVKLNKIARGVDAQIVGKLEFFNPCGSIKDRIGVNMIEEAEKQGLLKKDSVVVEPTSGNTGIALAFVCAVKGYKLILTMPETMSRERRNVLRALGAELVLTPGSEGMRGAIKKAEKIVRKNPKAFMPQQFKNPANPEAHRRTTALEIWDDTDGRVDVLVAGIGTGGTITGIAEVIKKKKSLFKAIAVEPAGSPILSGGKSGPHKIQGIGAGFIPEVLNRGIIDEVITVANEEAMTTASRLAKEEGIFAGISSGAAVYAALKIGEREENKGKLIVVILPDLGDRYLFEPTEDRPLIT
- a CDS encoding tRNA 4-thiouridine(8) synthase ThiI; translated protein: MKAIALISGGLDSVLAAKVISEQGIEVIGVTFITPFSGDGTSQRVKLLAKILNIDLRLLDISAEFFKMLKFPKHGYGKNLNPCIDCRMLELRQAHQLMKELGASFVVTGEVLGQRPMSQNRQSIELIERESGMEGLIVRALCAKLFSPSIPEKEGWINREELLDIEGRSRKKQYKLAGKYNISGYGAPAGGCLLTDSGFSLKVKNLMKSNMLDTDFINLMKTGRYFSLSDSFKLVVGRDHKENLKLLQLAKEGDIIFEPASKGPVAIGRGKRENAGLEIASRIVAYYCKNGPANINVKIFPEDKEETINAEKISGEEILKYRV